The genomic stretch TGTCCATCTTGTTTATATTATTCGTGTTTGACTTTGGTAATCAAACGATTTGAACTTTGACCCATACTTATCTCACAATATACAATTAAAATTCTAATAATTTATTTTTTCctgataaacactactacaacaAGATGACCTATGATGAAAATAGCGTCAAAAACATCAACGAACTATTGCTAGTTCACAATATTAAGAAGCGCAACCAGTTTAGTAAACCATTATGTGTTATTCCATAATAATTGAGAGAGTTAATGACTAGTTATTTTGTGGCTCTATTGGAAAGGGAAACAATTGTTTTGATAAAACACATgaaattttcatcttgggtcattcggaaacagcctctttgtgttgctaacacaagggtaaggctgcgtacatccgacccccccttaccccttaccccgcaatttgcgggagccattgaggcattggggtaatgttgttgtatgaTTTGTATCTCTACATATACTTTGAGATTTTAAAGGTCAAAGTGGACGTTGGTTAAGCCCCAAATTCAATGGTGACGGTAAAGTTATGAATGATGGAGGTAGTACTAGCAGCATTTCAGCAATAGCCTACAGTTCTGAGCTTTATATAGCAGACAATTATCTAGCCTGTAGGAAGGTGTAAAATAACAGTTTAGACTTCGCTTGCTTCACACTTCATAGTACTGTTAGAAATATGAATTCACCATATTGATTACTTCACTGCAGCCTCTTTTTCAAGCAAGAAATGGAGCTTTCATTGATTGGACTGCAGAATGCTGGAAAGACTTCTCTTGTAAATGTTGTAGCGACTGGAGGATATAGTGAAGATATGATCCCAACTGTAAGTTCTACTTTCATCTGATATGAAGCTCGTGTAACACTGTAACCACGGGCTCATTTCATACTGAGTGTTATTTACAAAGCTAATTGCATTATGCTTGCATTTGTTTGCCAGGTGGGATTTAATATGAAGAAGGTGACCAAAGGGAATGTTACAATCAAATTGTGGGATCTTGGGGGCCAACCAAGATTCCGTAGTATGTGGGAGAGATATTGTCGTGCTGTTTCTGCTATAGTGTATGATTCTTTTCTCTTTCCCACCACGCATTTCTTTCTGCTTTTGTCACACATGCTTTTACGTATGCGTGCACACACATTATTGAGTCCAAGTCAGAAATTTTAAGTTTGCTAGCTATCAGTTAGGATGATTAGAATCAGTTAATCATGTAACTGTAACCGGACTACTAAGATGGTCAGATTTTGCAGAAACAGTGGCACTTAAAATTGATTACATCACAAAATGCTTAGCGTGTAATAAATAAATTTGAGATATGACATACTCTATGAAAACTGAAAAGTCTGAACATTTTTGATAAGCTGTTTGGTTTAACTATAATACGGAAGTCGTGAtgcttaaaaattaaaatatgacagtCATATGAGACGGTCTTACATGTGACTTGTGACTGAGGCAAAGTAGTATGAACACATTAACCCTATAATCAAATGAGAAATATACAAGGATTTGGGTTAGTCTCACATAGTCAcatgtgagaccgtctcataaAAAACTCATGATAAAACactgatctttggtaaaatatttgCAGTTATGTTGTTGATGCTGCCGATCATGATAACATTAGCATCTCAAGAAGTGAACTCCATGACCTGCTTAGCAAACCCTCACTGAATGGCATCCCATTGCTGGTGCTCGGAAACAAAATTGACAAGGCTGGAGCTCTGTCCAAAGATGCCCTTACAGACCAAATGTAAGTCGTTACACAATGTCAGGTTTTAGCTTCTGTTTGGAAGGGGCTTGGCCCAGCTTGCTTTCATGTTCATAATTCATATACGATCACTTGGCAGTTGGCACCCCTATATCCAATGGTTGAGTGGAAAAATATTTCAAACCTGAGATCGAGGGTTCAAAACCGTACCCTTGTGTATATGTTTTTTTTGCAATATCTGCCACTGATCTCGAACTTATGTCAGACTTTATATATGTGAGCCGCTAGAATCTCAATAGTTATGAATCTTGTGATCTTGTTTATGTTTATAAGTTGTAGCCCTGAGATTTCTCCCATTGTGAATATCCATATTTACCGCTTTAACTGCTGAACTTGTGCAGGGATCTGAAATCAATTACCGACAGAGAGGTATGCTGCTATATGATTTCCTGCAAGAACTCTACAAACATTGATGCAGTCATTGAATGGCTTGTGAAGCATTCTAAATCGAAGAGCTAAACTGGAGGTTTATTGGCCATATTCTTATGTTTATGGTTGCTCCGAATTTGTGCAAATGAAGTACTCTTGTATTTGTTATTGCTAAACTTGGAAGTCTGTGTGTTGATATCTCTCTTATATAGAGCTTTATTTATAGTGTTTTGTTATTGATCGTTACCCTGTTTCTGAATCAAGAGGACTTGTTCTTCGGGTTTGTTCTTCTTTTTCGCTCAACGTTTTGTAAACCAGTCGTGCGTCTTTATTACCATCAGAAATGTGCTTTGATGTATTTACAGGGGAAGCTAAAAGCTTTAGATTTTATTTCAACTTCACTTAATTCAGTTTAGTTCGGTTAATGTCACACACTCGCACTCACATATCTCTGGCTCTTGTTCAAATAGTGTGCTATTGATGATGTTGAATATACGGTATGTTCATTTACATCCGAAATCCGACTCAGTTGACCTGTTTACCGAGTCTACTAGGTTACTAATTAATTAGATGTCATAGGTTTTGAGCATGGTAAGATTCGTAACCAGAGAATGATCAACTATGCTAGGTAAAAATGTTAAATTGTACATCATCAgagaattatttatttatttagccGTTTCTTCAAACAAAGCCGTCAGCCGAAATGACGACTCCGTCGTAAAGTCGCGAAGCGCTGTAACTATCCGAAACATTTTGGATATATGACTGGAATTGACATTGAACATCCAAAACTTTGGCTCGGTCATTGAATATCCCAAacattaacatttttttttttttttttttttttttaactagattgatcctctaagttaagaccaacctatctcatcctttcgaatgatagaggtaaattgaagccaccggctttcaaaccacctcgaaagagttggacatgaatgtccaatagaagccataaagtcggcaactttgttggcttcacgaaagttatgtttaattatcacttcatcaaaGAACTGAAgatctaatactccctcctattcactcattttgtccctctttccttattGAAGCTAGTCGGGTTTTTGTCCCtcattccttttttggtaagtttttaAGTTGTGAATTTACCATCTTATCCTTTAGTTTGGCAGTTTGCTTATTCAATATGGACGTCCAGAATGAGAATGAAGGTATAAGAGGATCCTTGCTGAAATCTGAAGTCCAAATCCAACAACAAtattttgtcaatttttttttttttagcaaacttgttttattaattttagaaTTCAATTACTGTGTAATTTTCTTATGAAGTGTAATTTTTTAATGTCAGATgtagaactccaaaaattatcaAAATCTTTTGTAATCGTATGTAGAACAAAAAACTGGTATTGTACTGTATTTGTACTCTTTTTTAATCAAGTACTCCAATGGGAAATTATCAATGTAATCTCAAGTCTTAATTTTTGGAGGGAAAGCTTAGCATAAGCATGTCTACTTAAGTTTCCTTAATCTTACTTTCCTCTCTCCATTCACCTTGGTCCACcatgtcctttattcattttttaatCCCACCCTTAATTCTTGTGCACAAAATGAAAGGGACAAAttgagtgaataggagggagtataatactagaaatttctcaAGGATTTTCCAAGTACTACGGATTGAGttgataacacataaattatcaccttctTTTAAATCGAGAGTTTGAGCAACAAGAATACTACGTATTAAATTATCATTTTTTGCTCCTAGCAAAATAACTTTACAGTTGGTCGAAGTTATTTTAGTGTTACGACAGGCTTTAAAACCGTTTTACATGGGAATTTTTGGCATGAGATAAGTCTACAACTGATTATCTCAAAAACCTCTCTTGAACCTCAACTCTCATCACTCTCATCTCATTTCATCAGTCATCAACAATGGAAGCTTCAACTGGAGCTCATCAACTCCCCACCACAACCACATCCACCTCAATCGACCCACTTTCAGAAACCATCAAAAAACGTCTTCTTCAAAAAGGTGTTAATCCAACTCCTAAAATAATCCACACTCTTCGCAAAAAACACCTTCAAAAATCCCTCCGCAAATCCAAATCCCTCATTTCTCAATCGCCTCTCGAACCGCTAACTCAATCTCAACAAGACACTTTAGCCCATGAATTGTATTTCCAAAATGTTTCTAAGG from Silene latifolia isolate original U9 population chromosome 2, ASM4854445v1, whole genome shotgun sequence encodes the following:
- the LOC141643561 gene encoding ADP-ribosylation factor-like protein 8b; its protein translation is MGIWDAFLNWLRSLFFKQEMELSLIGLQNAGKTSLVNVVATGGYSEDMIPTVGFNMKKVTKGNVTIKLWDLGGQPRFRSMWERYCRAVSAIVYVVDAADHDNISISRSELHDLLSKPSLNGIPLLVLGNKIDKAGALSKDALTDQMDLKSITDREVCCYMISCKNSTNIDAVIEWLVKHSKSKS